The DNA sequence TCAAAAATCAAATAAAAGGAGTGGATTCGAGGTAGGGCTTGATATCTAGAATTTTTTTAACAACATAATCAGCAATCTTTTCTACATTCCTTCCTAACCTTTTATTAGAAAAGTTGTCGATTAAGACAGTAGTCATCCCCTTCTTTTTTGCAGTACTCACATTTTCAGCCATATCATCAATAAAAAGATAATTGTAATCAGTTCCGTTTCCAAAACTACTCATTAGTTTGTCAAATCCATAAGGATGTGGCTTAGCAATATAGTCCATTGAAACAATGTCAAATATTTTTGAAAAATGTCTCTTTATCCCAAGTGCGTTTAATATTCGCTCTGCATAGAAAGATGCACCATTTGTAAATATTACCTTTTCCCCTTTTAGTTCTGAAAGAAGCAAATCTAAATCATTATCTTTTTTGAGAATACTTTCAATTTCCACATCGTGGACATATCTAAGATATTCATCAGGTGCTAAATTGAAATTCACCATAAGGCCGCGCAATGTTGTTCCATATCTTCGCATATACTCTAATCTTATGTTATCTATCTTATCCTCTTGAAAGCCCATCTTTTCTTTAAGAAACAGATTTATTTTGTTGTTTACTTGGGTAAAAATTCCCATCTCCTCGGGGTATAATGTATTATCGAGATCGATGATTATCTTATTTTTTGCCCACATTCTATAATTCTTTTATTGAAAAAATCTTACCTTAAATCACCTAACAGATGCTGGAAAATTGCAGTTAACGAAATTGCAGCTGTTTCAGTTCTTAATATTCTTTCACCTGCCTTTACTACATAAAATCCAGTCTTTTTGGCTAATTCTAATTCTTCTTCGCTGAAGCCGCCTTCAGGACCAATAACAATACAAATTTCTTTGCAATCTTTCAATGACTGCAAAATATCGGATAGTCTAAAATCGTAATGATAGTTGGAGAAAATAATTTTTCCACAAATTTTTCTATATTCTTTCATAATTGTTTCAAAATCGGTGAATCTATCAATAGACAATAATTCAGCACGCCTGCATTGTTTCGATGCTTTAATGACCAAATCTGTCCACTTATGGGCTTTTCTTTGCTTTTTTTCACGCTCTTCAAGAGTAATAGATTTATCGGATTTAAATGGTACGATTTTTTTGACACCAAGCTCAACAGCTTTTTCAATTATCAATTCCATCCTTTCTTTTGCAGGTAATGCCTGACAAAGAATTATTTTTACCGGAGATTCTATATTTCCCTCTATTTTTTCAATTACAGTTGCAAAAATCTCTGTATCTCCTCTTTCAAGCCTTCCTCTATAAAAATTGTCATTGCAATCTGCAAATGTAAAAGCTTCTCCAAATCTTATTTTCCATTTCTTCAATATAGATTTAGAATTTTCATCAAAATAAACTTTGCCTCCAATATTTATTTCCTTTGAACAGGTTATAATTTTATTTGACATATTTTTTAGCTCTAAATATAGATAAGACTGCACTTTATTTATATCAATTTATTCAATTTTGTTCCTCTAAAAAACAGAAGAAAGGATAGAAGCAATGGAAAAAAAGACTGTTTTAGAGCTTATCGAAGAAGCAAAAAAAGATGTAGATGCAGTAACGGCAGAATCCTTAAATGAATCTATCAGCAAAAATAATACTCCGATTATTCTTGATGTTAGGGAAAAGGAAGAATTAGATTCGGGGAAAATAAAAAATTCTCTTCACATACCACGCGGTATGCTTGAATTCCTCATCGAAACAAAAGTTCCTGATAAAGAAAGAGAAATCGTAGTTTACTGCGCTAAAGGACCCAGAAGCGCATTAGCCGGTAAAACATTGAAACTGCTTGGCTACAAAAATGTTTCCTTTTTAGCAGGCGGCTTTGATGAATGGTGCAAAAGAAATTTGGAAGTAGAAAAGTAATTAGAATTTTTCTGCAATAAGACTGGCTACAGCAGTTTCTCCATTCAAAACGCATTCTCTATAAAAATGAATCCTGAATTCCAAAAAAGATTTCAGCAATTCATTTTCTTTTAAAACATGCTCGGGATTTCTTGGTCTCCCTTGATATTTTAAATTCTCAACTGTAAATGTCTGATACATCAACATACCGCCTTTTTTTAGCCATTTTTTTATCCTTTGAAATAATGAGCGCTGTAAATAATAAAAACAGATTATTGCATCATAAGATTCGTCAGGAGGATTAAATTCATTTTTTTCAAGGTCGCACCTGAACACATTGATTTTTAATTTTCTTCTTTCAGCTTCGGCAAGTGCCTTTCTTATTGAATCTTCGGAAATCTCTACTCCATCAACTCGAAATCCTGCTTCTGAAAGAAAAATAGCATTACGGCCTTCTCCCATAGCAATATCCAAAACTCTGCCTTTATGAGGGAGATAGTCGATGTAATCTTTTAAAAATTTAACAGGTTCTTTATTCATTTCCAATACTCAGAAAGTCAGGAATAATTATAACTGATATAAGAACAAAAAAGGGAAAAATGTGAAAGGATATTATTCTGAATTTTCTTTGTTGATTTTTAAAAGGCTTGCAAATTCTCCTTCATCTAAAAAGTCTTTATTAGATATTACTTCTATACTTTTGTTTTTTGCCTCTGCATCTTTTTTATTTTTCGAACCAACAATAAGTATGCTTACCCTTCTATTTATTGGGTCATAAGGGTCTTCTTCGTTTAATGGCAATGTATCTGCAAGACTTACGACTTTTAATATCTTTGATGCTTCAATACCATTCTTAATTAATGCCCTTCTTACAGCATTCGCCCTGTCGGCTGACAACTCCCAATTTGTATAATCTTCATCAGAATATTGATAAGAATCTGTGTGTCCTTCAATAATAATTTTTGCATCGATATTTTTTAAACTTTCAGAAACAACATCTACTATTTTATTTCCAACTTGTACTAGATTTGCTTTTCCCAATTCAAACATAGGACTTCCAATCTTATCAACCAATTCCATCCGAATACCTTCATCAGTAACCTTTATAAGAACTTGATTTTTTAACTCTCCAAGCTCCTGCTGTATCATATCAGCTATCTGATTTGCTATCTTGACTTTTTTTATTTCTTCTTTGATAGATTGCTCTTCCTTCTCGCCAACT is a window from the Candidatus Schekmanbacteria bacterium genome containing:
- a CDS encoding motility protein MotB, which gives rise to MPEEGSGNPIIIKKIKKTVHGGHHGGAWKVAYADFVTAMMALFLVLWLVAMMSIQAKKGVAEYFRSYSIFKGDKAGGGKGMSVLPGDIISVGEKEEQSIKEEIKKVKIANQIADMIQQELGELKNQVLIKVTDEGIRMELVDKIGSPMFELGKANLVQVGNKIVDVVSESLKNIDAKIIIEGHTDSYQYSDEDYTNWELSADRANAVRRALIKNGIEASKILKVVSLADTLPLNEEDPYDPINRRVSILIVGSKNKKDAEAKNKSIEVISNKDFLDEGEFASLLKINKENSE
- a CDS encoding 16S rRNA (uracil(1498)-N(3))-methyltransferase, with product MSNKIITCSKEINIGGKVYFDENSKSILKKWKIRFGEAFTFADCNDNFYRGRLERGDTEIFATVIEKIEGNIESPVKIILCQALPAKERMELIIEKAVELGVKKIVPFKSDKSITLEEREKKQRKAHKWTDLVIKASKQCRRAELLSIDRFTDFETIMKEYRKICGKIIFSNYHYDFRLSDILQSLKDCKEICIVIGPEGGFSEEELELAKKTGFYVVKAGERILRTETAAISLTAIFQHLLGDLR
- a CDS encoding sulfurtransferase → MEKKTVLELIEEAKKDVDAVTAESLNESISKNNTPIILDVREKEELDSGKIKNSLHIPRGMLEFLIETKVPDKEREIVVYCAKGPRSALAGKTLKLLGYKNVSFLAGGFDEWCKRNLEVEK
- a CDS encoding class I SAM-dependent methyltransferase, with amino-acid sequence MNKEPVKFLKDYIDYLPHKGRVLDIAMGEGRNAIFLSEAGFRVDGVEISEDSIRKALAEAERRKLKINVFRCDLEKNEFNPPDESYDAIICFYYLQRSLFQRIKKWLKKGGMLMYQTFTVENLKYQGRPRNPEHVLKENELLKSFLEFRIHFYRECVLNGETAVASLIAEKF
- a CDS encoding pyrimidine 5'-nucleotidase, producing MWAKNKIIIDLDNTLYPEEMGIFTQVNNKINLFLKEKMGFQEDKIDNIRLEYMRRYGTTLRGLMVNFNLAPDEYLRYVHDVEIESILKKDNDLDLLLSELKGEKVIFTNGASFYAERILNALGIKRHFSKIFDIVSMDYIAKPHPYGFDKLMSSFGNGTDYNYLFIDDMAENVSTAKKKGMTTVLIDNFSNKRLGRNVEKIADYVVKKILDIKPYLESTPFI